DNA sequence from the Gordonia polyisoprenivorans genome:
ATTGCGGGGAGTGCCGTCATCGACCACGACGACGCTGCGACGCTGACGCGCAAGCTGCAAAGCCCCGCCGAGGCCTGCGGCTGAGCCGCCGATCACCGCGACATCGCAGTGCCGCTCGATCGTGGGGTAGTCGACGTGACCGCCGTGCTCCGAGCTCTGGGGAGGGGCGGAGTGCTGGCGTTGCGCGGGATTCTCGCTCATATGACCGACCATACGAAGTCAAGCCCATTCAGCAAGCTTGCTTGCCGAATTCGCAAGAAGTGTCAGGATGGTCAGGTGAGCGGAGTCGCCGATGCGCAGCATCAGGGTGATCGCGCCTGCGGAAGATGTGCATCAGGGTGAGTCCCCTGGGGTGGTGGGGTTTCGGGGGTGACGTCAGCTGAGTCCGGTTCGGTCTGGTGCGGCGTGTCGTTGGGGCTGTGGGTGGGCCATCGCGTCGTGGTCAGCGAGTTACCGACCACAGTGACTCACCGTGAGGACACACACGCGATGACCCCCGACCATTCTGCGTTGCTCGCCCAGCTCGATGCACTGACCTCCGCTGATTCCGGATCGATGTTCGCTGAGCTGGTCCGTGCCGGACTACAGGCGTTGATCGAGGCCGAGGCCACCGAAAAGATTGGCGCCGGCCGTTACGAGCGGTCTGCAGAGCGCACGGTGCACCGTAACGGGCACCGAGTCAAGACGGTATCGACCCCGGCCGGGGATGTGTCGGTGAAGATCCCCACGCTGCGATCGGGCTCGTTCTGATCCGTCCCGGTGTTTCCGGAGGGTTCGTCTCAAGGGAGAATGAAACCTATGGCAGTGGCAGGATCGAAGCGATACTCGGATGAGTTGAAGCGCGACGCGGTGGACATGGTCGAGCAGTTGGTGGCTCAGGGGTCCACCGAGTGGGCGGCGATGGGCAAGACTGCGGATTTGCTCGGAGTCGGCTCGGCGGAGACGGTTCGCCAGTGGGTGCGCAAGGCGCCGTCGGGCGCCGCCAGCGCGCCAGCCAAGGCCGATAGCGAGGAGATTCGACGACTCAAGCGCGAGGTGGCCGAGCTCAAACGAGCGAACGGGATCCTGAAGGCGGCGCCGGCTTTCTTCGCGGCCGAGATCGACCGGCCGCACCGCTAATTGTGGAGTTCATCCGCACTCACCAGGGACATCAGGTGGGTGCGGATGGCCTTGTCTGGGGCGTCGATTCGATGTGCGCCGTGCTCTGCGAGCATGGTATTTGCATCGCCCCGTCCACTTACTATGATCACATCAACCGCGGTCCGAGCGCCCGCATGTTCGCCGATGCGCAGGTCATCGATGCGATCTTCGCTTTGCGCCGGAAGCGACCGCTGATGCGGGTTCTGGGTTCACGCAAGACATGGATAGTATTGCGCAGCAGTGGTATTGATGTTGCTCGATGTACTGTTGAACGAGTGATGCGGGAGATGGGATGGCATGGCGCGAGTAAGAAGAAGCGAGTGCGTACGACCATCCCTGATGCGGCAGTGTCGCGGCCGGCGGATCTGGTCGACAGACAGTTCTATGCTGCGGCACCACATCGGTTGTGGGTAGCCGATTTTACCTACTGCCGCACCGAGTCGGGGTGGGCGTACACGGCGTTCGTTATCGATGTGTTCGCCCGCAAGATTGTCGGCTGGAAAGTGGCCTCGGAAATGACAGTGAACCTGGTTACCGATGCCATCAACAACGCGATAGACAACCGAAAGCGTTGCGGTGTAGTTGATTTAACGAGACTCATACACCATTCAGACGCGGGATCGCAGTACACAGCGATTGTGTTCGGGCAGCGGTTGGCCGAGGAAGGCATCGCTGCTTCTATTGGCAGCGTTGGGGATAGCTACGACAACGCGCTCGCGGAGTCGGTGAACTCTGACTACAAGAACGAACTCGTCGACAACCAGCCGCGATTTCACGGTGCGACCGAACTGTCACTGGGCACGGCCGAATGGGTGGCGTTCTACAACCGTGAACGCCCACACAGTTACTGCGACGACCTCACCCCCGACCACGCTGAGCGACTCCATTACGATCACATGCGCACCCTCAATCCGGAGGGGGCACTCACAACCTGAGCTCTCCGGAAAAGCCGGGGTGGATCAACCTCAGCGGCGCTCAGGGCCTGCTGGGGCAGACCGAGGGACGTACCAGCAAGGCCTGACCGACTGGCTGAACTCACAGTCGGCGCAGTTCCGCGACCAGGTCAGCTACGTGGTGATCGATCCGTCGGCCGCCTACGCCGCCGCGGTCACCGACACCTTGCCGCCGAACGCGCAGCTGGTAGTTGATCATTTTCATCTGGTCAAGCTGGCCAACGACATGGTCACCGCGGTGCGTCGGCGGGTCACCGTCGACACCCACGGCCGACGTGGCCGCAGACAGGATCCGGAGTGGGCCAACCGGCGGCGTCTGCTCAGTGCACGGGAACGGCTGTCGGACAGGTCATTCGCGACGATGTGGAACGCACTGATCGACCACGATCCCAGTGGCCAGATCTTGTTGGCCCACATTGCGAAAGATGAACTGCGGCAACTGCTTTCCGCTGCACATCAGGGTGTGGACAACAGCGAGATCCGTCGCCGACTCTACCGGTTCTACATGTGGTGCGCTGATGCCAAGATCCCCGAACTTACCCGGCTGGCGACCACCATCGAGGCCTGGTGGCCGGCAGTCTTGGCGTTCGTGCAGACCGGGCTGACCAACGCCCGCACCGAGGGCTACAACCGGCTCGTGAAACAGGTCGAACGCGTCGCCTGCGGATTCCGCAACACCGAGAACTCACGCCGCCGGATACGATTCCACTGCACCCGCGCCCAGCGGGCCAACAACCAGCAATTCCACTGCTGAGCAGTGCCCGCCTAACTTCGAAGAGCCGGTATTGGCCTTTCGACGTCGTTTCGGAGACGGCGATCAAGATTTTGTGCACGCGATCATGTCTTCTATTGCCACGAACTTCACTCTCGGTCGAGACTCATGCGATCCGCGCTCGCGCTCGACCGCATCGATCGCGCGCCAACCGTCCCATTCGATCGGGTCGGAACCGTTGTTCGCCAACAGCACTCGCAAAGCATCGCGCGAGTTGACCTCGCCCGACAGCGCGCCGTTGCCGGCGTCCTCCCACAGCCGAGCAACCGTCTGCTCGGCGCAGACACGGTTGGTCCCGATCATCCCCTGCGGTCGCGCTCGAGCCATGCCGTGAAGTACGTGCCGGCCGTAGGTTCACCGGTCTCGTCGATCAGCACGTCGCGGCAGATGACGTTCGCCGGAATGGACCACGACCAGCCTGAACCGCTGTGGGGCGACCTTCATCGGGTTCAGCTACGGAGAATCAGCGCGTTGCCCTGGCCACCGCCGCCGCAGAGCGCTGCGGCCCCGATTCCGCCGCCGCGACGTTTCAGTGAGTGCGCCAACGACAACGCAAGCCGCGCACCCGACATCCCGACGGGATGACCCAGAGCGATGGCCCCGCCGTGGATGTTGACACGATCGGGGTCCACGCCGAGCCTCCCGATCGAAGCCAGAGCTACCGCTGCGAACGCTTCGTTCATCTCGATCAAGTCGAGATCGGTCGCGTCGAGCGTGCCGTCTTTCGCGAGCGCGGCGGCTATGGCGTTGGCCGGCTGATAGAGCAGCGAGGTGTCGCGACCGGCAACGAACGCCGAAGCGCCCAGCTCGGCGAGCCACTCGATTCCCAGCTCGATTGCCTTGGCCTTGCTCATCAGAACGACGGCAGCGCCGCCGTCCGACAGCTGCGACGCCGACCCAGCGGTGATGGTGCCGTCGGCGAGAAATGCCGGACGGAGTTTGCCGAGATTGTCCACGGTGGTGTTCGCGCGGATCCCCTCGTCGTCGGTCACGGTGGTCGACCCTCGCCTGGAGGTGATCTCGACGGGGACGATCTCGTCTGCGAAAGTCCTGTCTTCGGTTGCAGCGGCTGCCAACCGGTGTGATCGGGCGGCGAAGGCATCCTGAGCCGTGCGGTCCAGATCGGTCCCGTCGACATAGCCGTCCGTCGCCTCACCCATCGCCACATGATCGAAGGCGCAGATCAAGGCGTCACGATCCAATGAGTCTTCGAGAGATGCTGCACCGTAACGGAACCCGGTCCTGGCCCCGCGAGCCAGGTGGGGGGCTCCGGTCATCGACTCCATGCCGCCGGCGACGACGATGTCCGCATCATCTGCTCGGATCAGACGGTCACCGTCGGCGATTGCCTGCAGGCCGGACAGGCACAAGTTGTTGATGGTGACAGCTGTTGTCCCGAGCGAAATCCCCGCTGCCGCAGCGGCCTGTCGCGCCGGATTGGGGCCGACTCCGGCCTGTACGACGTTGCCCATGATCACCGTGTCGACAGCGAAGGCATCGACACCGGCTCTGGCCAGGGCTCCCCTGATTGCGTGGGCTCCGAGTTCGGGAGCGGTGAGCGAACTCAAGGCTCCCGCCAACTTTCCGATGGGCGTGCGAGCTCCCGCGACCAATACCGTTTCCGTCATGATGTCTCTCCCCGGAATGGGTAGTGCAAGTGTTGTGGTCTACCGAACCTGCGTCAGGCGTCAGTAGCCCACCGTGAAGCGCTGGCGTATCAGCGATGGGTCCTCAAGCTCGTCGACGATCGCGATCGCGTAATCGTCGAGCGATATCGCGGGCGGACCGTCCGGGCGGGTCAGTACCTCTTCGCGACCTACGCGAAAGACTCCAGTTCGCTCACCGGGCCCGATTCCAGGAGGAGGGCACAGGTACGTCCAGTTCAGCTCCGTCTCCTGCTGGATCAGCTCGAAGAAGTGAGAGGCCGCTTCGGCGGGCCGGGCTGCCGGTGCCGGGAAGTCGGGTGTGTCCATCAGCCGGGTCGTCGTGCCAGGCACCCGCAGGATGCCGCAGCCGCCGTTGACGAAGTAACGCGGGACCCTCGACTTTCTGACGGAGTCGATCAACGCGGAGTGATCGATCTTGAGGAACTGGATGGACGAGATGACCACGTCGTGTCCAGCGATCTGCTGGGGCAACGTCTCGCGGTCGTCGGCGTTGCCTGCGATGGACGTGACGCCGTCGATGGCGGGGACCCTGTCCGGGTGCGTAGAAATGGCCGTCACCTGATGTCCGCGTGACGCCAGCTCTCGGGTGAGAGGAATTCCGACGGCACCGGATGCTCCGATCAGTGCAACTTTCACTCGACCCTCCGGATGTGTTGTGCGGCTTTATCGAGTGTGAGACTAGATGCGTCGGTGACTACACAACCCCGTCTGTTCCAGCGCGCGGAACGGGGGACGGGGACGAAGCCGACGGTTCCGGTGACCGGCGCGGGGAGGTGGGTGACACCCGATCTGTTCTGACAGCCGGATCACGGGCTTCGGACTCGACTCTGTGCGAGGCACAGTGGATCCACGCGTCCGCTCGGCCCGACCAGGACAGGAGACCCCGTGAGTGAAGGCAGCACTGTCGGTGTGGCACAGGCGCGACTTGCGTCGACCGTCGTGGCGGTTCGCGACGGCGAGAGCGGTGTCGAGGTGTGGATGATGCGACGCGCGATGTCCATGGCCTTCGCGCCCGGAGCGATGGTGTTCCCGGGCGGTGGGGTGGACCCCCGGGACGCCGATCCGTCCATCCCATGGAGCGGAGGCTCGGCCGAGAATTTCGCGGACCGACTGGGCACCGACACCGAGACGGCTCGACTGGTCGTCGCGGCCGCCCTACGAGAGTTGTTCGAGGAGACCGGGGCACTGCTGATCGAGCCGATGGTCTTGCAGGACCATGAGGAGGAACGCCGACAGGTCGAGTCGCGAGAGCGATCGATGGCCGATCTCGTGGTGGAGCTGGGTGGAGCGATGAACGTCGCGCCGCTGGAACCCTGGATGCGATGGGTGACGCCCGACAGCGAGAGCCGACGCTACGACACGTTCTTCTTCGTCGCCGTACTGCCGGCAGGCATCAGCACCGGCTCGGTGAGCTCGGAGGGGGATTCGGCCGGCTGGGAGTCTGCGCAGCGCGTGCTCGATGACGGGAAGGCGGGTCAGTGCATCGTCCTACCCCCGACGGAGTCGGTGCTCAGAGCAATTGCGCGGGCGGCCTCGGCGCGCGAAGTACTCGAGGGTGCCGCGCTCCGTCCACTGGCCGCGATCGTCCCCGCCGTCACCATCGACGGCAATGGCGACTACGTGATCCACGCCAACGACGAAGTATTCGTCCGTCCCGGGCCGGGGTCGACTCGGTGACCGGATCGGTGCACCTGCAGCGCGATCCCGGCGAGTCGACGGACATCGTAGACTCGCCGGCCGTTGACACAGCGGCATCGGCGCGCAGGCGTCGGCGACCTATCTGATCAGGACTGCCCGGCCACGAACATCACCACGAGCCAGATCGTCGAACGCCTGCATGGCGTCACCGAACGAATACCGCACGAGATCCACATCGAGTCGTCCGGCGCGGGCCAACTCCACGAGCTCGACGAGATCACGCAGGGTGCCGCTGTAGCTGCGCGCAAGAGTGGCACCGAACGGGAGTCCGCGAGACTGCTTCGCGGTCTTGAACTCGTAAACGCCCCCGCCCAGCCCTGGTACACGGATTGCGCCGTACGGGGCCACAACGCCGACGTCGAGTGCGAGCGTCGCGTCGACACCCACGAAGTCGAGCACCAGCTCGGCCCCGTACCCGCCCGTCGCACAGAGGATGTGAGCGATCGCGTCGGGGTCGGTTGCGTTCACGGCCAGGTCGACCCGGCCTGCCACGGCCTCGAGACTGCGGGGGGAGGTATCCACGGCGATGATGCGAGCTGGGGTGAGCGCCCGCAGAATCGCCACGGCGAACTGACCGAGTCCGCCTACCCCGACCACTACGGCCGTCGAACCGGGCCGAAGAAGTTCCAGCTGGGTGCGTATAGTGTGATAAGGAACCAACCCGGCGTCGGGCAGTACCGCCGCGAGTTCGGGATCGACGCCGAGCGCCGAGACCGTCCAACGCGCAGGCACAGCCACCAACTCGGCCATGCCACCGTCGTGGCTCATGCCGGGTGCGGAGGGGACCCGCAGCCGGCCGCCGGTACCACGGCAGGCGTTCTGCCGTCCCTCGATGCACATGGAGCAGACGCCGCACGCCCATACCGGGTAGACCACGACGGGGTCGCCGACGGACCTGCCCTCTACGTCGTCCGACACCTCGACCACGACACCGGCGATCTCGTGGCCGAGCGTTGTCCCGACGGGGACGATGGCCCGGTCGGCCGACCGCACCGACACATCGGTCTGGCACACGCCTGCCGCGGCGACCTCGATCAGCACCTCGCCGTGACCGAGCTGCGGTCGATTCACCTCGACTTCCCGAACGACGCCGACCTCGGTCAGCTTGATGGCACGCATGGACGTCATCACGACCGAGCAGAGACCATGTCGAGTGCGATGTCGACGATCATGTCCTCCTGGCCGCCGACCAGCCGTCGACGACCGACCTCGGTGAGGATGGTGCGCACGTCCACGTCGTATCGCTCCGACGCGGTCTCTGCGTGACGAAGGAAGCTCGAGTACACGCCCGCATAGCCCAACGACAACGTCTCGCGATCGACCTGAACCGGTCGATCCATGAGCGGCCTGACCAGGTCGTCCGCCGCGTCCTCCAGAGCCGACAGATCACAGCAGTGATTCCAGCCCTCCAGATTCGCGACCGCGACGAACGGCTCGATCGGGCAGTTACCGGCACCGGCACCCAGGCCCGCGAGCGAGGCGTCGACGCGGTAGGCACCGGCCTCGACCGCCACGATGCTGTTCGCAACGGACAGAGACAGATTCTGATGCGCGTGGATACCGATCTCCGTCTCGGCTTTCAGGACGCCGCGGTAGGCGTCGACGCGCTCGGTCACGCCCTTCATGGTCAGATGACCGCCTGAGTCGGTGACGTAGACGCAGTGCGCGCCATAGGACTCCATCAGCACCGCCTGCGCGGCGAGGTCCGCAGCCGGGGACATATGGCTCATCATCAGGAACCCGGACACGTCCATGCCGAGTTCGCGCGCCGTTGCGATGTGCTGAGCGGAGACGTCTGCCTCGGTGCAGTGGGTGGCGATGCGGACCGACCGTACCCCGAGGTCGTAGGCCCGCTTCAGGTCATGGATCGTGCCGATGCCCGGCAGCAGGAGCGTCGTGAGGCGGGCATTCGAGATGGTCTCGGCTGCAGCTTCGAGCCACTCCCAGTCGGTGTGGCTGCCGGGCCCGTAATTGAGACTGCCGCCCGCGAGCCCGTCTCCGTGGGAGACCTCGATAGCGTCGACGCCCGCAGCGTCGAGTGCTGCGACGATCCTACGGATATCGGCGGGTTGAATGCGGTGCCGAATAGCATGCATGCCATCCCGCAGAGTCACGTCCTGGACGAAAATTTCGGTCATGCGTCCACCTTCAGTGGCTCGAGTCGGGCTGCCATGCTCTCGGCCACTCGGAGGGCGGCCGACGTCATGATGTCGAGGTTTCCGGCATATGCGGGGAGATAATGCGCTGCTCCCTCTACCTCGAGGAACACGCTCACCTGGTGAGTGACGGGCGGAGAGCCCTCGGGGGCGAGAGTATGGACTGGTTGGTCGGCAGGGATCGGCAGGATCTGTACCTCCTGCTTGAGGCGGTAACCGGGCACGTAGGCCGCCACGCAGGCCACCATCTGCTCGATCGAGGTGCGGATCTCGTCGTGGTCGGCGTCGCCGATCAGAGCCAGCACGGTATCGCGCATGATCAGCGGGGGCTCGGCGGGATTGAGCACGATGATGGCCTTGCCGCGGTGAGCTCCGCCAACCGCCTCGATCGCCGCGGAGGTGGTCTCGGTGAACTCGTCGATGTTCGCCCGAGTGCCGGGGCCGGCCGATCGTGACGCGATCGACGCGACGATCTCTGCATACGGCACGGGTGTCACCTGCGAAATGGCGGCGACGATTGGAATCGTGGCCTGCCCACCGCATGTCACCATGTTGACGTTGTCGTTGTCGATATGTTCGTCGAGGTTCACCGGGGGAACCACGTACGGACCGATCGCGGCAGGCGTCAGATCGATGAGACGTTTGCCGAACGGAGCGAGCCGGATCGCGTTGGCCTCGTGAGCCTTTGCCGAGGTCGCGTCGAAAATGATCGCGATGTCGTCGAAGTCGGGCATCGAGATGAGCCCGTCGACGCCGTCCGAGGTGATCGGCACGCCGTGTTTCACGGCACGTGCGAGTCCATCGGACTTCGGGTCGATACCCACTACGGCGGCCATCTCCAGCGTCTGGGACAGTCGCAGGACCTTGAACATGAGATCGGTTCCGATGTTGCCGGAACCGATCACGGCGACCTTTGTGCGGGTCATGCGGCGCTCCCTTTTTCGAATGTGGCAGTGATGCGTCCGAACGGCGCGATGTCGGCCGTGACGTGGTCGCCGGCAGCGACGGGGGCCATAGGACCCAGAGCACCAGAGAGAATGATCTGCCCCGCGAGCAGGGGCTGACCCTGCGACGCTGCCGTATGCGCCAACCAGGCCACCGCGACCAGCGGATCGCCGAGACATGCAGCGCCCGTGCCCTGAGAGACAGTGTTGCCATTGATGGACATCGTCATCGTGGCCGCGACAGGATCGAAGTCGTCGAGGCCGAGGCGCTCGTCGCCCAGCAGGAAGAGGGCGCTCGATCCGTTGTCGGCGATGGTATCGACGATCGTGATGTCCCAGCCGTCGATACGGCTGTCGACGATCTCGAGCGCTGCCGTGGCGTACTCGATCGCAGCGCGAATCCGCTCGCGCGAGAAATCCTCGCCGTCGAGGTCCTCGGAGAGTACGAAGGCAATTTCTGCCTCGATCTTGGGCTGCAGCAGAGTGTCGGTGTCGATGGCCTCGTCGCCGGTGCGGCGCATGTCGTCGAACAGAATCCCGAAATCGGGGGAGTCGACGCCGAGCTGCTTCTGCACAGCCTCCGACGTCAGGCCGATCTTGCGGCCCACGACGCGCGCTCCGCCGCGGATGCGGTGTTCCGCGAGCTCGCGTTGCACCTGGTAAGCCAGGTCCATGTCTGTGGCACCCAAGAGGTCACGCACGGGTGGGCACGGGGTCGAGGTCGCGGTGGCGGACTCGAGGCGAACGACTGCCTCGGATACGGCCGTTGTCGCTGATGTCGAAGTGTCAGTCATGAGGCTCTCGTTTCGTCGTGGTGGTGCCGTCATTGTCGGCGCGTGCCACCTCGCTCGCCCGTCCATGTTCCGGGTGCTGGAACGTGGCCGACTTCTGCCGTGCAGATCTCTCAGCTGCCCATGACCATGACCAGCTCGGTTCCCTTGTGACTCGAATGCACTCGCCGGTGACGTACCCGGACAGGTCGGTAGCCAGGAATTCGACGACATCGGCGACGTCGGCGGTGGTCCCGAAGCGCCGTCCGTTCAGGGCTGTGACTCGCTCACGATTCTCCTCGGTACGTCGGCGGACTGCTCATCGGTGAAACCGCCAGAAACGAGCCAATTGATGACTATCATTGACTATGATTGTGAGATCCGCCGTTGTCGCGAGCGGGTCGTGCGGGTGAGCAGGAAGTTGGTGCGGTGTGACTATCGACATGACGTTGGCGAGGGCCGATTCGGGCGGAGACGCGCAGTCTTCGGTCGGCAAAGTGCTCCAGATGATCGAGTACATCTCCGGCCGCGGTGGCAAGCCGTTCCGGGTGACCGAGATCGCGGCCCACGTCGGGCTTCCCAAGAGCACGGCACATCGCCTGTTGAAGGAACTCGCGGACCGTGACTTCGTGGGACGGCTGGATGCCAAGTATGTCGCGGGTGGTGCGCTCGCCACGGCCCAGCGGACGTCCGCAGGCGTGCAGCACGAGCGAATTCGAGAGATGGCGTACCAGTCGATGGCGTGGCTCTTCGAGCGCAGTGACGCCATGGCCGTTCACCTCGCAGTACTCGACGGGTTCGATGTTCTATACCTCGATAAGCTGACCAAGCCCGCCGGCACCCGATTGCCGAGTCGGGTCGGCGGACGCGTCCCCGCTAACTGCACCGCCCTCGGCAAGGCGCTGCTGGCGTTCGAGGACCGAGCCAGGGTCGAATCGGTCATGTCGAAGCCACTACCGCGGATCACCCCGTATTCCGTCTCCAAGTCGCAGCAGCTGGCACACACCCGGCGAGTCGGTTTCGCCAGTGAGCGCGAGGAGGCATGTCAGGGATGGGTGTGCGTCGCGGCACCCATCATGGGCCGGGGTAGGCCGGTGGCCTCCATCTCGCTGTGTGTTCCCAGCATCACCGCCGCTCGATCGATCGACGTGCAGCTGGCCGCATGGGGACGGTTGTCGATGGAGGCCGCCGCAGGCGCCTCTCGCATGATCGGACCAGCATGACCACCCTTGCGCAGCTGCCACCGTTATCCGACGTCACGCTGGCCGACCGGTGTGCCCACTGGGCCACGGTCACCCCGAACGCGCCGTGCCTCACCTCCGGCGACACGACCAGGAGCTGGGCCGAGGTCATGGAACGCTGCCGCCGTCTGGCAGCCGGTCTGACACCGTTCGGGCGCGGCGCACGGATCATTTACCTGGGCCGCAACAGCACAGTGTTCATCGAACTCGCGGTCGCCTCGTCGATGGCTGGCACGGTCCTGACCGCGGTCAACTGGAGGCTTGCGGCACCGGAGATGGCGCAGGTCGTCGAGCATTCGACTTCTGCGCTCGCATTCGTCCAGGACGAGTTCGCTCAGCTGTGGGCCGACGCGTCGTCGTCCTCGTCTATCCCGGCCGTGCACTTCGGGGGCGACGGCTCGAACGGCGACGAGCAGTGGGACTACGAACACTGGCTGGCCGAGCACGAGCCCACGGCGCCGAATGGTCAGCAGGCAGCGGCAGCCGACGACATCGCGTTGCAGATGTACACCTCCGGCACCACCGGCCTACCCAAGGGGGCGCTGTTCACTCACGCTGCGCTGCAGGGTGTCTCACTGAGTGCGGACGCGATGGGAATCACCGACAAGTCGACCATGCTCGTGGCCATTCCGATCTTCCACGCAGGGGGCGCCGGCGCTGCGACCATCGCTCTGCGGGCAGGTGCGCATCTCGTGATGTCCGCGGACACGTCGCCCGACGCGCTCGCAGCGGCGGTGGAGCGCTACTCCATCACGAGCATGATGCTGGTACCGACGCTACTCAACGACATACTCTCGCGGCCGAGCGCGATGGCGCGCGACCTGAGCAGCCTCGAGATCATCTCGTACTGCGGATCGCCCATCACACCCACGCTGCTGGCACGGTGTATCGACGGTTTTAAGTGTGGCCTGGTGCAGCTCTATGGCCTGACAGAAGTCAACGGCATCTCCGTGTTGCGGGTCGAGGACCATCTCGACGCCGAGCACCCCGAACGACTGCGGTCGGTGGGACGTGCGCTGCCTGGAGTCGTCGTGAAGATTATCGACCCGCTGACCGGTACCGAGCTACCCGCGGGAGAAACCGGCGAGATCTGCGTTAAGGCCCCCACGGTGATGAGCGGCTACTTCCGGGCACCCGACCGCACGGCCGAGGCATTCACCAGCG
Encoded proteins:
- a CDS encoding IclR family transcriptional regulator; the protein is MTLARADSGGDAQSSVGKVLQMIEYISGRGGKPFRVTEIAAHVGLPKSTAHRLLKELADRDFVGRLDAKYVAGGALATAQRTSAGVQHERIREMAYQSMAWLFERSDAMAVHLAVLDGFDVLYLDKLTKPAGTRLPSRVGGRVPANCTALGKALLAFEDRARVESVMSKPLPRITPYSVSKSQQLAHTRRVGFASEREEACQGWVCVAAPIMGRGRPVASISLCVPSITAARSIDVQLAAWGRLSMEAAAGASRMIGPA
- a CDS encoding AMP-binding protein, producing the protein MTTLAQLPPLSDVTLADRCAHWATVTPNAPCLTSGDTTRSWAEVMERCRRLAAGLTPFGRGARIIYLGRNSTVFIELAVASSMAGTVLTAVNWRLAAPEMAQVVEHSTSALAFVQDEFAQLWADASSSSSIPAVHFGGDGSNGDEQWDYEHWLAEHEPTAPNGQQAAAADDIALQMYTSGTTGLPKGALFTHAALQGVSLSADAMGITDKSTMLVAIPIFHAGGAGAATIALRAGAHLVMSADTSPDALAAAVERYSITSMMLVPTLLNDILSRPSAMARDLSSLEIISYCGSPITPTLLARCIDGFKCGLVQLYGLTEVNGISVLRVEDHLDAEHPERLRSVGRALPGVVVKIIDPLTGTELPAGETGEICVKAPTVMSGYFRAPDRTAEAFTSDGFLRSGDGGYMLDGYLYLRDRIKDMIISGGENVYPVEVEKVLVACPGVADVAVIGVPSERWGETVKAVVVPTAEDPSTVEAVADFARLHLAGYKCPTSVELVSALPRNASGKLLKRVVRDRDWIDAHRV